A portion of the Flavobacterium limnophilum genome contains these proteins:
- a CDS encoding UDP-glucuronic acid decarboxylase family protein: protein MKKILITGGAGFVGSHLCERLLKEGNEIICLDNYFTGNKNNIIQLLGNPHFEMVRHDITEPYYAEVDEIYNLACPASPVHYQYNPIKTIKTSVMGAINTLGLAKRVKAKILQASTSEVYGDPHVHPQRESYWGNVNPIGIRSCYDEGKRCAETLFMDYHNQNDVAIKIIRIFNTYGPNMNPADGRVVSNFIVQALKGENITIFGDGLQTRSFQYVDDLVEGMIRMMNTDNSFLGPVNIGNPNEFTMLELAEAVVELTNSSSNIIHLPLPQDDPKQRQPDISLAKEKLQGWEPKVELREGLQSTIRYFDELLKSSN, encoded by the coding sequence ATGAAAAAAATTCTAATCACCGGAGGTGCCGGTTTCGTGGGGTCGCATTTATGCGAAAGATTATTAAAGGAAGGCAATGAAATTATTTGCCTGGACAATTATTTTACGGGAAATAAAAACAACATCATCCAATTGTTGGGCAATCCACATTTTGAGATGGTACGGCATGATATCACGGAGCCTTATTATGCCGAGGTGGACGAAATCTATAATTTGGCCTGTCCCGCATCGCCTGTTCATTACCAGTACAATCCCATTAAAACCATAAAGACTTCGGTAATGGGAGCCATAAATACCTTGGGTTTGGCAAAACGGGTGAAAGCAAAGATCTTGCAAGCCAGTACTAGCGAAGTCTATGGAGACCCGCATGTGCATCCCCAAAGAGAAAGTTACTGGGGGAACGTAAACCCCATAGGGATTCGTTCCTGTTATGACGAAGGGAAACGTTGTGCTGAAACCTTGTTTATGGACTATCACAACCAAAATGATGTTGCCATAAAAATTATCAGAATATTTAATACTTATGGTCCCAATATGAACCCTGCTGACGGTAGAGTGGTTTCCAACTTTATTGTTCAAGCTTTGAAAGGTGAAAACATCACTATTTTTGGCGATGGATTGCAAACGCGCTCCTTCCAGTATGTAGATGATTTGGTGGAAGGCATGATCCGAATGATGAATACTGACAATTCGTTTTTGGGTCCCGTGAATATCGGGAATCCCAACGAATTTACAATGTTGGAATTGGCCGAAGCTGTTGTTGAATTAACAAATTCGAGTTCCAATATTATTCACCTTCCCTTACCGCAAGATGACCCCAAACAACGCCAACCGGACATAAGTTTGGCTAAAGAAAAACTGCAAGGATGGGAGCCGAAGGTTGAATTACGAGAAGGGCTTCAATCTACGATAAGGTACTTTGATGAATTATTAAAGAGTTCCAACTAA
- a CDS encoding glycosyltransferase family 2 protein, whose product MRVSIITVCYNRKETIEQSIQSVLGQDYPQIEYIVVDGASTDGTTEIIEKYSDKISQYISEPDQGMYDAINKGLAMATGDVVGLMHSDDEFYDRSVVSKIVEAFKKSPNSDAIYGDGVYVSNDDEQKLIRNRIGGAYDFNKIKSGWLPLHPTVYIKKSIIEKYGYYNLDFTIASDTEFLLRYLFKHKINISYLHHYVVKMRMGGMSTSYKRAFEVLREDYRIYKYHGLSAFKTVFLKKSMALLQYIRK is encoded by the coding sequence ATGCGCGTATCCATAATTACAGTTTGTTACAATAGAAAAGAAACTATCGAGCAATCGATACAAAGTGTTTTGGGACAAGATTATCCCCAGATAGAATACATCGTTGTCGATGGGGCATCAACCGATGGCACCACGGAAATTATTGAAAAGTATTCGGATAAAATATCCCAATATATTTCGGAACCAGATCAAGGAATGTATGATGCCATCAACAAAGGTTTGGCCATGGCTACCGGTGATGTTGTGGGTTTAATGCATTCGGATGACGAGTTTTATGATCGATCGGTCGTTTCTAAAATTGTCGAGGCTTTTAAAAAATCACCTAATAGTGATGCTATTTATGGAGATGGTGTTTATGTCAGCAATGATGATGAACAAAAACTTATACGCAACAGAATTGGTGGGGCTTATGATTTCAATAAAATAAAATCGGGTTGGTTGCCTTTGCATCCTACCGTATATATAAAGAAATCCATTATTGAAAAATATGGTTATTATAATTTGGATTTTACCATTGCCTCGGATACCGAGTTTCTATTGCGGTATTTATTCAAACACAAAATAAATATTAGCTATCTCCATCACTATGTTGTCAAAATGCGAATGGGAGGGATGAGTACCAGTTACAAAAGGGCTTTTGAAGTATTGAGGGAGGATTACAGAATTTACAAGTATCATGGTCTTTCTGCGTTTAAGACTGTTTTTCTTAAAAAGTCAATGGCCTTGTTGCAATATATCAGGAAATGA
- a CDS encoding undecaprenyl-phosphate glucose phosphotransferase, protein MSLLKLFATYRFSRYFKLGFLVWDLVLLNLSIALSFWLRYGGEVSLVYLRGDKAVSLLSNIFWIGLLLHRDSYRIVRTERIESILYRTIRLLLVLMALVSLFIYVLKYTEVSRLRMVYFCSVFFVLLVSFRILFMKMLKHVRTKGYNFREVVIVGANAMGERMNRILSKDLTYGYRVTGFFDDEPDGTELKAPLLGGFAEVEHYLASHKIDEMYVALHINKIDTINQMTALCERYMVRIRYIPDFQQYTKTNRVEVSFYGNGNVPVLMLRKEPLEIPLHRIIKKLFDFCFSLFVIVFVFSWLFPILMLLIKLNSRGPVFFVQQRSGRDNQSFPCFKFRTMYVNKEANKVQATQNDARITKVGAFLRRTSLDEFPQFFNVLLGNMSVVGPRPHMLSHTEQYSELINNFLVRHYAKPGITGWAQVNGYRGETKALSDMEGRVEHDIWYIENWSLLLDVKIVWKTFIQVFQGDENAF, encoded by the coding sequence ATGTCACTTTTAAAATTATTTGCCACCTATCGTTTTTCCCGTTATTTCAAGCTGGGTTTTCTGGTTTGGGATTTGGTGTTGTTGAACCTTTCCATCGCGCTTTCTTTTTGGTTGCGGTATGGGGGTGAGGTTTCCCTGGTTTATTTGAGGGGAGACAAAGCGGTTTCTTTGTTGTCGAACATTTTTTGGATTGGCTTGTTGTTGCACAGGGATTCCTATCGAATTGTGAGGACCGAGCGCATCGAATCGATTCTTTACCGAACCATTCGATTGTTGTTGGTCTTGATGGCCCTTGTTTCCTTGTTTATTTATGTGTTGAAATATACCGAGGTTTCCCGTTTGCGGATGGTTTATTTCTGTTCTGTTTTCTTTGTCCTGTTGGTCAGTTTTCGCATCCTTTTCATGAAAATGTTGAAGCATGTTCGTACCAAGGGGTATAATTTCAGGGAAGTGGTGATTGTGGGCGCCAATGCCATGGGGGAACGGATGAACCGCATACTGTCCAAAGACTTGACTTATGGCTACCGGGTGACGGGTTTTTTTGACGACGAACCGGACGGTACCGAGCTCAAGGCGCCCCTTTTGGGCGGATTTGCCGAGGTCGAGCATTATTTGGCCAGCCACAAAATAGACGAAATGTACGTGGCCTTGCATATCAACAAGATAGACACCATCAACCAGATGACTGCCCTTTGCGAGCGCTACATGGTTCGTATTCGCTATATTCCCGATTTTCAACAATACACCAAAACCAACCGGGTGGAAGTGTCTTTTTACGGCAACGGCAATGTTCCCGTCCTGATGTTGCGCAAAGAACCTTTGGAAATTCCGTTGCACCGCATCATAAAAAAACTATTCGACTTTTGTTTTTCCTTGTTTGTCATTGTCTTCGTCTTTTCATGGTTGTTTCCCATCCTGATGCTCCTGATCAAGCTGAATTCTCGCGGCCCCGTCTTTTTTGTGCAACAACGTTCGGGCAGGGACAATCAATCCTTTCCCTGTTTCAAGTTTCGAACGATGTACGTCAACAAGGAAGCGAATAAAGTGCAAGCCACCCAAAATGATGCGAGGATTACCAAAGTGGGCGCGTTTTTGCGCCGGACCAGCCTGGACGAGTTTCCGCAATTCTTCAATGTTTTGCTGGGCAACATGTCCGTAGTGGGGCCGCGACCGCACATGCTCTCGCATACGGAACAATACTCGGAATTAATCAACAATTTCTTGGTGCGCCATTACGCCAAACCGGGCATCACGGGCTGGGCACAAGTGAACGGCTATCGCGGCGAAACCAAGGCGCTGTCCGACATGGAAGGTCGTGTGGAACACGATATCTGGTATATCGAAAACTGGAGCCTGCTGCTGGATGTCAAGATTGTCTGGAAAACTTTTATACAGGTGTTTCAGGGGGACGAGAATGCGTTTTAG
- a CDS encoding polysaccharide biosynthesis/export family protein, which produces MQYFFGLKKTIPFLFVLLLFSCASRKDSVYYQNIDTLSGQDKQNSYEIKIQPDDLLLIIVSADDPETAIPFNLSSVSVPSAYNMMASRGQETMQSYLVDAGGSIDFPVLGKLKVGGLSRTEVIQLLEGKISKYIKNPIINLRLMNFKVSVQGEVTLPGTYPVSSDRVTLIEALSMAKDLTVYGKRDNILIIREVNGVKSYNRVDITKADFINSPYYYLAQNDVVYVEPNKVRINGAAVGANTGVIISVTSLVITLITLIVTAKN; this is translated from the coding sequence ATGCAGTATTTTTTTGGATTAAAAAAAACAATCCCCTTCCTTTTTGTTCTTCTGTTGTTTTCTTGCGCTTCAAGAAAAGACAGTGTTTATTATCAAAATATTGATACCCTATCGGGTCAAGACAAACAAAATAGTTACGAAATAAAAATTCAACCCGATGATTTGTTGCTGATTATCGTGTCGGCCGACGATCCCGAAACGGCGATTCCTTTTAATTTGAGTTCCGTGAGTGTTCCATCGGCTTATAACATGATGGCTTCCAGAGGACAAGAAACCATGCAGTCTTATTTGGTGGATGCGGGCGGCTCGATTGATTTTCCGGTTTTGGGAAAACTGAAGGTGGGCGGTTTGTCGCGTACCGAAGTGATTCAATTGTTGGAGGGCAAAATATCGAAATACATCAAAAATCCGATTATCAACCTTCGCTTGATGAATTTCAAGGTGTCGGTGCAGGGGGAAGTAACGCTGCCGGGCACTTATCCGGTGTCTTCCGATCGGGTTACCTTGATAGAAGCGCTCAGCATGGCCAAGGACTTGACGGTTTATGGCAAAAGGGACAATATTTTAATTATCAGGGAGGTAAATGGCGTCAAGTCGTACAACAGGGTCGACATCACCAAGGCCGATTTCATCAATTCTCCTTATTATTATCTGGCCCAAAATGACGTGGTGTATGTGGAGCCCAACAAAGTCCGAATCAATGGAGCTGCAGTGGGAGCGAATACGGGGGTCATCATCTCGGTTACCTCTTTAGTGATCACTTTAATTACCTTAATTGTTACCGCAAAAAACTAA